GCCACAAGTAGTGATCCAGCAAGTCCTCCCTCCACCTACAATTTTCTTGGTTAATAAACATActaactttggaattttctgcGCCAATCCAACATGGGGATaagattttggttttatttgttCCTGGTAGCCAATTATTCCCCCACACCTGGACAGATTCTCCATCTCCAATTCGCCACATCGCCCCCCTTCCTTATCACCTCCCTACCTTTGATGATGCTCTTCCAAGCATAAGATGCCGAGCTTGGGTTTTTTGCTTCCATAACCGAATTgtttggaaaatatttagctttaaaaactctataaaataaAGAGTCTCCATATATTGTACCATGACTtgtttaaaaacaatttttgaatcaATTATCACTCCTTCCAAAATCTTTAAAATGGGTAATTTGatctaatattttataattattggaTGATCACTTCTTAGATGTTCACGTGAAACTAATTGAATTGTGACCGAGTGTCCTTGACTTTTTCGAAAATCAAATATTTACATAACAATTATTATGAAACCTAGTGCAcgagaaaaagaaataatatttttctttgtgattaattgattaattatatatttccttctaaaaaaattgattatatatttcaagtttcaacatatcaaaagtcaaaacaataaaagatcggttcaaattacatatatatatatatatatatatgagggaaaaaagaataaaagaatgaaattgtCCATCTCCTTTTTTGGATTCCTTATAACAGTCTTCTCCAACTATTTTTAGAGATCTTTAAACTCCCtagcatttctcaaaaaatttatcaaaaacatGCCTCTTTACACTTCTGAAAATAACAAACTACAACCCTTGGTTcttggaaaatgaaaataaaataattaaataaaataattaactggattcaaaatttaagtcaatttttaagtaaatttcccctttcttttatattcttcaaaaaccaaaagaaaattcttcAACTCTAGGATTAAAGAGCAAATGAAGGATCACACAAAAAGGtttaattcaaaacaaaaataaatcaattagaACAGTAATGCAAAACTATTATTAAAGAATGATttccaaattgaaaatttttctctttgtcACGTACAAGCCAAttgattacaaaaaaatttcacaaacaaacttttctctttactttcaacaaaaaatttcagaattcaATCCTTCCTCCAAGCATACAACAACAAAGAGAAGCCCCCATTACTCCCACATGACCTAGTGAATGAAGAACATGATGAACTCCTCCCACCATCACTACTCTCCTCAGCCCATTGCATACAGTACACTTGAACATGACGGTGACGGTGACAACCATATCCCCGATGGCGTCGAACCGGAACTCGATGAAACCGATAAGCTCTTCCTCATCAATCTCTTCTCTGGACCTGCCATTTCTGGCCACACCCCACCATCACCAActtgaaacacaaacacaccaTGCCCAATGCCATTAGTACCACTATTATTGTCATTACTATTACTAGTACTAATATTATTGACCCAATTAAACACGTCCCAAAAAAATTCCACTTCAACGCCACCCACGTAAATTTTCTCATTCCCTCTAAATTTCCATGCTAACCTTTTTACAACAAGCCTAATTTCACCATCTACTTTTACTTTGAGCACTCCCCCACTGCACTCATTTCCAATCTCATGTTTGGTTCCCAAGAACTGAGCCCGGGATACATAATTCCTGCGCCCAAACACGTGGTCCCGACTAGACAACAGAGTTGGCTCACAGAGCTGGCGATTCATGGCCAACCCGGATCGCCGATTCAACTCGTCATGAAGATCACCAAGGAAAAACTCAAGCTTGGTATTGCAAGAGATGGCAACGTAGAATCCTGAGTCGGGCTCGGCCGAGTTGCGAGTGAACTCAGCCCGAGTGAAGTCCCAGTAAAGCTTGATTCTttggtagtggtggtgggttAAGTAGATGGACTTGGGAGCCTGGGCGAGATTTGAAGAATGAGAAAGTTGATGGGTTGAGAGAGATGGTGATGGAGAAAGAGTCAGTGGCGTAAATGGTGAGGGAGTGAGAGAAGGGGGTTTTGGACCAAGTGAGTGTGAGATATGTTGGTGAGTTGGAGAGATGAGTTTGGTATATGCAAGTTATGAGGTTTTGAGGGAATTGATGATTAGAGGTGTTGTTGTGGCTTGAGACTGTGTTGGGTTGGCTGAAACATGCTGGAATCATGGTGTGTTTCATTAGACTTTGCGTTTGTTTCTCGAAACATTCAACTAgtctttagagagagagagagacagagttGGTTCTTGGCTTAGTGACTTGAGGAGATAGTTTGGGTTTTGAATTACttcagagtgagagagagatttgtgtGGGTTTGCAGTTTGCTTCGTTTCAATTTTGGGGGGTACATTACCTctctatttggattttttttaaagcttattTGCATAAAGCAggtaaaattacaaataaaaattgtttttttattctgAGTTCCGCTTTATgtttaactagtcgctaactcgtgcgatgcacggaaaatgtattgagtacaatatataatttaatatttgtttattttactgcaacaccaaaattgaatttgtaaaataaaattatatagttaaaacatttgttaacagctatacgtttcagacatttattaaactatattattattattattattattattattattattatcaacttaacagtattttaatatatgataccaacatgcttcaagaaaatgtccaacactaaaaacaatttcgaaaacaaactcaactgaacagtttgatgaataaatatattacaatctataatataagccaagaaataaactttgaaaccaatatgaacaaaatccacatcaaacaaaaccatttcgatcattaagaatatgacttactaaagtcatgaaaaacacaagattcattacaaaaaaaaagaaaaagaaaaaaagaagcatctttattctttatagattttgcctAAGTACCCAGATATGAtgacacatactcacacaaaaatcattaaagaaagaatcaaagaacataCACAACAAGTACATATgctatgaaagtaaaaataagaaaaacaaaagatacataaacacggacaattaaagaaaaaatataggaaaaaaaagttaggaatagaaatataagataaagatgggttaccttaaaaaagaataatccatggatattcattgaaatcttctagataatttctgataatagaaaaaataaaacccaaaagttatgatgttaaaacttccaaaaggcccaaaaaaaatcagaagattcaaagtttcaaaagtattgaaataaaacaatatatgtatatatatatatatatatataattacgcaataaagaaatacaatagaaagaagggaatccatgattatagctTTTCTACTATCGAAATTGGCCAGACAATTaaatgtattgcaaaaaatgaacttaaaaattcatatgtaaaccaaacaattagaagattttgagccaagaatttattaaaacaaaacaaaaattatgtgactacacaatggagaaatataataaacaaaaaaaatatgtctacacaacatagaaatattagagaaatatgagttaccttttaaatgttaaaattcaaaatattaaaacttttaaaaggttaaaaaaatttgaagatttaattaaaagattcaggcctagcaattaaataaacaaaacaacaattgacaaacttataagaaaaagcaacaaatctataatttttattgaacaaatcaaataaccctaaccttgatgcattgaccgaagaaggagaggagtccaatacataagtggaatatgtgaattgtgaagcatgagccgccctcaaaaaaaatcttgaagaaaaataagttttaaggagaaaattgtgttgcggcaaaaataagtttttggggcttaggttttctacgcaatcaatttttaaataggagagagtagaggcggtgggagggtgtccttatttggctagaagtctaatttgcattgaaaaaagaaaacagtgatgaggtggaaaatttaatttaatttaaattttgtgctgacgtggaaaattgtgggagcttcaaaagtttcagttttatatatatatatatagattaataattataacttgttacatattttttattttccttataaaataatcaaatgttaaaatggaacaaaatcaaatatatatatatatatatatatatgacatatTCCAATTGttagaatataaaatagaatatgGGGCAAAAAATTCTATTCGTAAAATTACAtgtaaaaagataaaattttaaaaaattatacacaaataaaactaaaaaaatcctaatacaAATGTACattagctttatttatttttaggttttttgggAGGAGTTTTGACATTCTTTCACATCTGTTGATATGTACACTTGTACAAACATTGTCCATATAACGTCACACACAATATCCACGTTTTAAATGTGAAGTGAGTAATGTGTATAGAAGATATAAAAGATATGCAATAAGGATGTGTACAAgtgttcataaaaaataaaaaaaaaggatgtgtACAAGTTAATGTCCTTTTGGCTTTGAAGGGATAGTTGCAAAAGGGTATAAGGCTTTGAAAAGTACATATGATTTTTGTTGTACTTAAGAAGTAAGAACCTCGTCCCACTCCCAGgactccttctctctctctatttctgtctctctctctctctccccccaaactacataaattaatgttacaattcgtggaccagttTTTATTGTCTTCCTTTCACACTCTCTCcttattcctttttttctctcaacaCTTTTCTTGAATACCTATTTTCTTAAATCCTTCATTTCCCTCTCATTCTTCTCAGTTCCAATCATGGAGGAGGCCAATGGTAAGTTTCTGTACaactatttttctttgttttaatttattccTCCTCTTGTTCTACATGTAAAAACATGAACTTTCTTAACTTTGCAGTCTATATTGGTTGTCATTCTCTCTCTTGAATTATAATCTAGAGTTTTGTTTTATGGGAGTTTCCATGTGGATCCATTATCATCAACATGTATGTATCATGTATATTGGTTGTCATTCTCTCTCTTGAATTATAATCTAGAGTTTTGTTTTATGGGAGTTGCCATGTGGATCCATTATCATCAACATGTTGTATAACATGTATGTATCATGCATAAATCCATTATCATCAACATGATGTATAACATGTATGTATCATGTATGCATGCATGATACATACATGTTATACATcattattgaaatttgaaatgggTGAGTTTATGATATTTGGAGTAAGGGAACACAATTTCTATGATTATTGATACTCCTAttattagggatggcaatttttgcccGACCCGCGGATATCCGGTCCGACCCGATCCTAATGGGCCGGATTTTACCCGGTCCGATTaggaatagggtcgggtatgggtttttaaaaaaaaaaaacccgaagcgggtccgggtcgggtccgggttttattaaaaaatccGAGACCCGACCCGAATAAAACCCGGTacccaaaattacaaaaataccccctatatatatatatatacctatcaTCTAACCCTAACCCTCATTTCTTCATCTGCTCAGAACTCACGCTGCCTCACTCACAATCTCTTCAGCTCAGTCTCGccactctcactcactcactcacctCGCCATCGCCGTAGCTCACCGCCGATCCCTCTCTCCACCGTCCCAAGCTCACTAACTCACAagctcactcactcactctcaatctcACCGCCGACCCAACTGTCCAACCTCTCACAGTCGCCGTAGCCGGTCCCTCTCGTCGCCGTCCCAAGCTCTCGCCATCGGTCTCTTTCTGTTCTGTTCTCtgcttttcttcaattttttttttttttttgatattgatGTACTCGGTCTGTTCTGTTCTATTCTGTAGCTAAATCAAAcattttgtgtatatatataaatgataaaagaagAGTTGAATGTGGTTGTAGTGGATTtgtgtttttgactttttgtggTTGTTTTGAATGGTGGGTgtgatttgtgtttttgttcaaGTTTGTTCCTTTTTGGATTAGTTGGTTTAGCTTAGGAGCTGGAGAGCTCAGTGAAAGAAGCTCAAGGTTTTCCCATTTTGTTTACTTCAGAGTTTCAGTAAATGGATCTGCTTTGTATGTGAGGTTCACAgttttgaaatttggatttcgTTGTTCTTGTTACAGTCTCAAGCCAAAGTAACTGAGAGAGGGGTTTTGTGAGtctctttgcatttttttttttttctgttgggCCATGATTTGGGCCGCAGATTAGGCCCAAATCTGGTTGGGCTAAACGGGGCCTGTGGGGCCCGACTGGACGGGTCTGGGCCCTGGGAAAaaaacccgtttaataaacgggccAGGTTCGGACTACAGGTCTTGAcccgcgggtcgggtccgggtatgAAAAAACCCgatccgaacccgacccgttgccatccCTACCTATTATAGATGGTGCTACCATGAGATGGATGTAAAATTATGCAAATTGCTTCTAATTTGAGAACAAATGACTTTGTTGGTAGTGAGAGATATGAGTATGCCAGTCCAAGGGATTCCTTGAGTCCTCATAGTCTGTTTTAGGAAATTGCACACAACCACTGTTGTATGTCTTTGTGAACTTTTCTTCCTCATGTTCCACCTAGCTATTGTTTTCTCCTCCTATGGTAGTTCAAGGATAATTTTGGCTTGTGTGtgtttctatttatatattttggctTGTGATGTCACTTACAGTCTTTTGCCCTCTTTCTGTTCATAGTGCTGGAAGCTAAAGACGGAACAATTTCTGTGGCTTCTGCATTTTCTGGACATCAAGAAGGTAATTTCAAAGTTGTCTCTCCTCCCACCCCTGAAATGAAGATTTAAGAGTTAGCGTATACACAGCTAATCATATACTTTTTGGTGATCAAGTCAGTTGGTCTagttactatttttcttttccttgaatTATACATGACATCATACCATATTATAGTTTTACTTTTAGTATTCATTATCACAAACTGACTCTATATGGAGACGTTGTTTTCTAATCCTTTTTTGAGCCCATTTTTACCATTCATCAGCTGGTAATCATCTTTAAAGAGCTGTTTTTCCCTTGATTAGTGTATTTGTGgaaaaatgtttttataaaagaattatatattcATGACTAGTAATTTCATCAGCCTCATATGTAGTCTACCAACTGATTGGTTACATTTATTCTGTCTATTTCAATCAATAGAGTAATGATTTGCAAACTATTTACACCTAGTCTTGTGACATTATCATGGTGTCCTTTCCTTGTGATTGTCCAACCAGTTGTACAGGATAGAGATCACAAGTTTTTAACCAAAGCGGTTGATGAAGCATATAAAGGGGTTGACTGTGAAGATGGAGGCCCATTTGGTGCAGTTGTTGTTCATAATGATGAGGTAGTTGTAAGTTGCCACAACATGGTTTTGAGAAACACTGTCCCGACTGCACATGCAGAGGTTACTGCAATAAGAGAGGTTAGACTAAGAAATTATCTTGTTGGCTTGTGTGGGTTATTTGATTACTTGGAGTATGGTAGTGTCAGTTTTCTAGAAGTTTTTCAGttgaaattttatgtttatattgAAGGAAAAGATGCTATTGATAATCATATGAATTTTAAAAGCTTATTTAAAAATCTTCAATTGATGGATGAAGTTGAAAATATCCTAGAAAAGAGCGGTACTTGGTATTAGTCAACATATCCTTGCTGTAATACCTTGTTTGTCTGTCTGTCTatctctcacactctctctctctctctcacaaaaatGCGTGTTGCTATAATTGTTTAGAAGCATTTATTGGTAGATCTTGCATTTGCATTGTGCTTCAAATTGATTCTCatttgatgatgttgatgaaaTGATGGTTTAGACttgtaacaaaagaaaaaagaagggtaTAGTGACTATAGTCATATTGTTAGTAATAAGTGGTTTGTATTGCTTTGTTTCAAGTTTACATATAAATAATCTTGTTTATATTACAAATGCTTAATCATTAACATTTAGTTCGATCATTGTCACTCAGTCTCTCTTTCTTGATGTATAAATTCTGAGATTTTTGGAATTGTGAAATAATATACagttgtaaacttgtaattCTCAAATGCATGGACTTGTGGGAGTAAATTATTGTATATACTAAATAGGAAAAAACAATCTTCGAAAATGTGTGGTCTCACATCACCAGTGAATTAGGTCCGGCCCTTAGCATGTTAGCATCTTCTTTGAGCACCTATATGCTGGAGCTTTCCCAAAATTAACCTTCATCAAACAAAGGttaattttaaggaaaatacGGTGTAAATTTGGGGAAAAAATGTAACTCATAGACATATAATGCACGATTAGAAGAAACGCTGAGTGTGTGTAATGCATCTTAGCCAAACAGAGTCTCGTATATATATTATGCCTTGACATTTTCAAACACTGCAGAGAAAATACTCAACCAAAATGAAATACGTTCTGGTTACTATCTTCTTCCTTTCACCCGCATTCTCAGTTTCAAAGGGTATGGATGATGAGAGAGAGTCTCCCACCTATTTCACTCTTGCCATGCATTGGCCGATCTCTCTATGCAATGCCGGACAATCGTGCTCCAAGAAGTTCAATCGTTATCTTCTAAGTTCATTCACAATCCATGGGCTTTGGCCGCACAATGCAAATGGAGAAATACTAAATTATTGTCATACAACTGAAGCATTAACTAATAGCAAGGTATATTTATAGTTACTAAgtactttaattttttctttttttttgataggaactAAGTACTTTAATTAACTAAATTAATTATTCGTTCATTGATACTTTAATTAACTAGATTAATTTTATGTGTTCACTGATTTAAGAATGAACTGATTACTAAGTACTTTAATtaactaaattaattttgtgtGTTCACTGATTACTAAGTACTTTAATTAActatattaattttgattacTAAGTACTTTAATTAACTAAATCAATTTTGTGTGTTCACTgattataatattgtttttgtagGTCAATATTATAAAGAATGAACTACATTCGAAATGGCCTGGTTTCTACCAGACTAGAGACAAGGAGTTTTGGACAGCTCAATGGGAAAAGCATCGAAGTTGCAGCAGAAAAAGTGTTGAGGATTATTTTCGATTCACCCTGCATTTAGCTTCTCTAGTCCAACAATCTCTAAGAGTTGCGACTCAATTAGCATTaagtatgaatttattttttgaaaacattacaTTTTAATATGTTTTGCAATTTAGTTTTGAAGTTCTGTTGGTTGTTAATTACTTTCTTTCTGGGATGACATACGGCTATCACCAACCAAACATGGCAATGGAAATTAAGTTAATCCAATGCCATATTTTCAGTCTATAAATGCTAATAAACAATTATGGGAGTCTAATGTCTACAATATATGATTGTAAACACAtaactaaattgaattttattgttattggaAATGTAATACTTTTCGTATTTCATTAGTCAATGCAactatatttgaatttaattgaaaaatctaaTATATGAGCCTAGACTTTATCCTAGTAATCATAATATATTTGTTGAAATCATTGAAAGTGCTTGCACACGTGCAGTCATGCTATATCATATTAGTATCTTGTTCAAATTAGTATGATATATAGTATTAGGTGGTTGAAATTCTGTCGTATATTagtattttgtttattactttttcCTGGACTGTTGTTGTTTATGTTAATCATTAGATACGTATTAACAGTTTGGTTAGattcactacaacaaaaaatgtttattacaacaaaaaaaatcgtTGCAATAACATCAAAGTCATTGCAATAGTTTATGCCAAGTGTTGTtataaaatttgaggtaataagtttgtactacaaaaaaattttgttgcaataaaccttaaatattttaatgaaaattttgatgtaataatatatttgcaattgcaataaacaatttattgcTTTGAATATCTTGTAGCAATAGGCTATTATTTCATGAAATTTattacaatagattgtaaagaattgacaaaaataatttgggttcaaattattacaacggtatatttattgtaatagttaaatttttcatattttttcttacaatagattataaaataattggaattagatcattgtaataatatattcattgcagcttcatgtttgtcattgcaatagattgtaaaataattgatattttagttattgcaatgttaaatttgttgcaataagccATCTCTTTGAAATTTCGATCTATTATAATCTAtcgcaaaatatataattggtatcaagttattacaacggtttcttcaatttaagttattaaaaaaaattgatttcttcaatttaagttattaaaaaaaaattgatttcttcaatttaagttattgcaaaaaaatttctaaattcaatttagtattaaaatctctattgcaactgaaaattataaattattacaactaattattattaatgtaataatttactatttttaagttactattgtaacgacttttaatttttagatgtgATATTATGTCTAATACCACTATActaattttgttgtattaacaCTTGATGTAATAGACTTATTTTGGTGTAATGGTTGATTCTGTCTTAGGCCATTTCATTTGCTCTTAACTTAATGGAACTAATCACTCAACGAGACAGAAAgtgaatataataatataatatcaaTAAGTCTTTGTGGATATGGCACAGATCTAAATGGGAACAAAAACTATGCATGACTAAGAacattttgttatataaaaacTTTTCTCTATGGTATTAAACACAGTAGTTGAATACTGGGAATTCGTGTCTATTTATATGTGTGCACACAGGAGTTTATTATACTGAAGGTAATATGTGGTGCTAATCTTCCAGCTATGTCTGAAATTCCTTAAATGAGCAATTCCTTTctatttccataaaaaaaaataaaataaaataaaatgtgtcTACCTTTAAAGATATTTGGATCTTAAGAATTTGGTTTGGAATGATGTGGGTTGGAATTATGGGTtaagttttgggaaaatttgGATGTATAATGTGTTAGAATCCTGTGGTGATTTGGGTGTTTGTTTGAATTGTTGTATGTCAAATTGTCAATGGTGCTATGAATTCACTTAAGTTCTCTAACATGGTAACAATTGATGCTAAAGGAAGAGTTGGGGGCCTGTGTATGATGCTTAAGTTCACTtgtaatttacatttttaaatctctccttgttttgtttgattttattttctttatagctgaaagttcttttttttttggttttatcttGGAAGGTTTGGGGTTTGGATTTTCTGTGGTTAGGTTTTCCTAAATTACTAATGGCAATTTTGGTTTCCTTCTGTATAGGTGATCGCAGTGGTTGCAATGGACACCTAAGGGATGTTTTATACCATAAATTCAATGTCGAATTTCAACAAAATGTGCAGTTGAAATGTAACTTTAGACAAGGTGCACCTCAACTATTTGAGGTTCTCATTTGCTTCGACACCGTTGGAATTCCTATACATTGTAGAGAACGATTTGATAGCTGTGGTGGTAAAACTAGGTTTCTGAGAATTTATTTTCTAGATGCAAATACACTCCCTAACAAGTgcgttttcttttttatgaaatttctttctctttttgtgagtttaaaatttcatttttactttggaattaattttctcattttgtttttctttttgttgtgcagtTATATTAGCCGTGGTGAATTGTAAGATGCAATCATGACTCAAACCAAAGATGCTGATGAGTGATTATGATGCTTATTTTTGGGTAATTATATGTTAATGTCATAGTGATGTAAGTGAACCCTTTATTCATCCTTAATTGACTTAAATGTGTTACTATAACTTTTGACAATTACAACATGGAAAATATATAGCTGATTATGTGTATGTGCTTACTAATATTATCTACCAGTGTAtgtgcatgaaaaaaa
This genomic stretch from Quercus lobata isolate SW786 chromosome 3, ValleyOak3.0 Primary Assembly, whole genome shotgun sequence harbors:
- the LOC115980006 gene encoding guanosine deaminase-like; this encodes MEEANVLEAKDGTISVASAFSGHQEVVQDRDHKFLTKAVDEAYKGVDCEDGGPFGAVVVHNDEVVVSCHNMVLRNTVPTAHAEVTAIREVRLRNYLVGLCGLFDYLEYGSVSFLEVFQLKFYVYIEGKDAIDNHMNFKSLFKNLQLMDEVENILEKSGTWY
- the LOC115980609 gene encoding uncharacterized protein LOC115980609, which encodes MDNAPKSIYLTHHHYQRIKLYWDFTRAEFTRNSAEPDSGFYVAISCNTKLEFFLGDLHDELNRRSGLAMNRQLCEPTLLSSRDHVFGRRNYVSRAQFLGTKHEIGNECSGGVLKVKVDGEIRLVVKRLAWKFRGNEKIYVGGVEVEFFWDVFNWVNNISTSNSNDNNSGTNGIGHGVFVFQVGDGGVWPEMAGPEKRLMRKSLSVSSSSGSTPSGIWLSPSPSCSSVLYAMG